One segment of Acidovorax sp. DW039 DNA contains the following:
- a CDS encoding carbon monoxide dehydrogenase subunit G, producing MEMQASRTLAVTQQQAWDALNDPEVLKLCIPGCDKVEASGENQYAVAMALKIGPVSAKFAGKITLADIVAPESYTIAFDGSGGVAGFGKGNAKVLLVPVPAAAGQPEGCELQYTVHATVGGKIAQLGQRLIDGAAKTMAEDFFKRFDDEMQRRYPRDAGDTEIQDTSAQDTVMFDAPTQPDVLPAAAEPEASGGLPVWAWAALGAVALALLAWWMK from the coding sequence ATGGAAATGCAAGCCAGCCGCACCCTGGCCGTGACCCAGCAGCAAGCCTGGGATGCCTTGAATGACCCCGAGGTTCTCAAACTATGCATCCCCGGCTGCGACAAGGTGGAAGCCAGCGGCGAGAATCAGTACGCCGTGGCCATGGCTCTCAAGATTGGGCCGGTGTCAGCCAAATTTGCGGGCAAGATCACCTTGGCCGACATCGTTGCTCCCGAGAGCTACACCATCGCATTTGATGGATCGGGTGGTGTGGCAGGTTTTGGCAAAGGCAATGCGAAAGTCTTGCTGGTGCCCGTGCCCGCCGCTGCGGGCCAGCCCGAGGGTTGCGAGTTGCAATACACCGTTCACGCCACCGTGGGCGGCAAGATTGCCCAGTTGGGCCAGCGGTTGATTGACGGTGCCGCCAAGACCATGGCGGAAGATTTTTTCAAGCGATTTGACGACGAGATGCAGCGCCGCTACCCCCGGGATGCCGGAGATACAGAGATTCAGGACACCTCGGCACAAGATACCGTGATGTTTGATGCCCCCACCCAGCCTGATGTGCTGCCCGCTGCGGCTGAGCCCGAGGCATCCGGCGGCCTGCCCGTATGGGCTTGGGCTGCGCTGGGGGCTGTAGCCCTGGCGCTGCTGGCCTGGTGGATGAAATAG
- a CDS encoding XdhC family protein: protein MENLDVMVLRILLAWRKAGQRALLATVVRTWGSSPRPVGSIMALCETGAVVGSVSGGCIEDDLIDRHTRAYAGAAGADRGMGHAIPSGPPAFVKYGVTADEAHRFGLPCGGTLELLLEYDPDPDSLEQLLEQLAQGLLVQRTVQLADGAVSLQPASSPTELWVDAQRLTNTFGPEYRMLLIGAGQLAEYLATMALFNGFAVTVCDPREEYVGSWNVPGARLVKEMPDDVVTAFKPDRRSCVVALTHDPKLDDLALLEALQSEAFYIGGIGSRRNNEARRARMMEHFDQTEESLARLRGPIGIYIGSKTPPEIAVSVMAEILAVKNGVTLPRDMAVAEAKNVREVLHNDPGALVCGIR from the coding sequence ATGGAAAACCTGGATGTGATGGTGCTGCGCATCCTGCTGGCCTGGCGCAAGGCGGGCCAGCGTGCCTTGCTGGCTACGGTGGTGCGCACCTGGGGCTCATCGCCCCGGCCTGTGGGCTCCATCATGGCGTTGTGTGAGACGGGGGCTGTGGTGGGCTCGGTGTCAGGGGGGTGCATTGAGGACGATCTCATCGACCGCCATACCCGTGCCTATGCCGGGGCAGCGGGTGCTGACCGAGGCATGGGCCATGCCATCCCGAGTGGCCCCCCCGCGTTCGTGAAATATGGTGTGACGGCAGACGAGGCCCATCGCTTTGGCCTGCCCTGCGGTGGCACGCTGGAGCTGCTGCTGGAGTACGACCCTGACCCAGACTCGCTGGAGCAGCTCCTGGAACAATTGGCCCAGGGTCTATTGGTGCAACGCACCGTGCAACTGGCCGACGGTGCAGTGAGCCTTCAACCAGCTTCTTCACCGACCGAATTGTGGGTGGATGCGCAGCGATTGACGAACACCTTTGGCCCTGAGTACCGCATGCTCCTGATTGGCGCAGGGCAACTGGCAGAGTATCTGGCCACCATGGCTTTGTTCAACGGCTTTGCCGTGACGGTGTGCGATCCGCGCGAGGAATATGTAGGCAGCTGGAACGTGCCTGGGGCCCGGCTGGTGAAAGAGATGCCGGATGATGTGGTGACTGCTTTCAAGCCGGATCGACGCAGCTGCGTCGTAGCGCTGACGCATGACCCCAAACTGGATGACCTTGCCCTGCTCGAGGCGCTTCAGTCTGAAGCGTTTTACATCGGCGGTATCGGATCGCGACGCAATAACGAGGCCCGCCGCGCCCGCATGATGGAGCACTTTGACCAAACAGAGGAATCCCTTGCCCGCTTGCGGGGGCCCATCGGCATCTACATCGGCAGCAAGACTCCTCCAGAGATCGCTGTGAGCGTGATGGCGGAAATTCTTGCGGTCAAGAATGGTGTGACCTTGCCCCGCGACATGGCCGTGGCCGAGGCCAAGAATGTGCGCGAGGTGCTGCACAACGACCCGGGTGCGCTGGTCTGCGGTATCCGCTGA
- a CDS encoding low molecular weight protein-tyrosine-phosphatase, whose amino-acid sequence MSETALTAASPFRVLFVCMGNICRSPTAHGVFRHMVVQAGLQHWVVVDSAGTHNYHPGEPPDSRSQRHAAQRGYDLADLRARQMLAEDFERHDLILAMDWDNLALAQDLCLPGHEAKVRRLTEFCLQFDSPVVPDPYYGGAAGFEQVLDLVEDACSGLLRHVKEQVRLRQTTH is encoded by the coding sequence ATGAGCGAGACTGCATTGACGGCCGCGTCACCCTTTCGAGTGCTGTTTGTCTGCATGGGCAACATCTGCCGCAGCCCCACGGCACATGGTGTCTTCAGGCACATGGTGGTGCAAGCAGGCTTGCAGCACTGGGTCGTGGTGGACTCGGCTGGCACACACAACTACCACCCCGGCGAACCGCCAGACAGCCGTTCTCAACGCCACGCCGCACAGCGCGGTTATGACCTGGCTGACCTGCGTGCCAGGCAGATGTTGGCCGAAGACTTTGAGCGCCATGACCTGATTCTGGCCATGGACTGGGACAACCTTGCGCTGGCACAAGACCTGTGCCTGCCGGGCCATGAAGCCAAAGTCAGGCGCCTGACGGAGTTCTGCCTGCAGTTCGACAGCCCCGTCGTACCTGACCCGTACTACGGAGGTGCGGCGGGTTTTGAGCAGGTTCTGGACCTGGTGGAAGACGCCTGTTCAGGCCTTCTCCGGCATGTCAAAGAACAGGTGCGCCTGAGGCAAACCACTCACTAA
- a CDS encoding glutathione S-transferase, with the protein MITVHHLETSRSQRILWLLEELGLPYELKIYQRDKATRLAPPELKKIHPLGKSPVITDAGAVIAESGAIIEYLVETYGQNAGGDLAHLQPAAGTQEHRQCRFWMHYAEGSLMNWLVMKLVFMSIPQQPMPFFVRPIARALCGTVQQKLIDPNVDTALEFMDQHLAQNTWFAGQHLTMADFQMSFAVEAALSRARKGTPRPHLQAYLERMQARPAYQRGIAKGGPVVMTS; encoded by the coding sequence ATGATCACCGTCCACCACCTCGAAACGTCGCGCTCACAGCGCATCCTCTGGCTGCTCGAAGAACTGGGCTTGCCCTACGAACTCAAGATTTACCAGCGCGACAAGGCTACGCGACTGGCTCCCCCTGAACTCAAGAAGATCCACCCGCTTGGCAAATCGCCCGTCATCACAGATGCAGGCGCTGTCATTGCAGAGTCCGGGGCCATCATCGAGTACCTTGTAGAAACCTACGGCCAGAACGCTGGTGGCGATCTGGCCCATCTGCAACCCGCTGCCGGAACGCAAGAACACCGCCAGTGCCGGTTCTGGATGCACTACGCCGAGGGTTCTCTGATGAACTGGCTGGTGATGAAACTGGTCTTCATGAGCATTCCCCAGCAGCCCATGCCTTTTTTTGTGCGCCCCATCGCCCGGGCGCTGTGTGGCACGGTGCAGCAAAAGCTGATTGATCCCAATGTGGATACTGCGCTGGAGTTCATGGACCAGCACCTCGCTCAGAACACCTGGTTTGCCGGGCAGCACCTCACCATGGCAGATTTTCAGATGAGCTTTGCCGTGGAAGCCGCCCTCTCTCGAGCCCGGAAAGGCACACCCCGCCCTCACCTGCAGGCCTACCTTGAGCGCATGCAGGCACGCCCTGCTTACCAGCGCGGCATTGCCAAAGGAGGCCCGGTGGTGATGACGTCATGA
- a CDS encoding response regulator has protein sequence MNPTALPPCVLLVEDDASITRFVSMALDILPIRLLTCTSVAAAVTLLQEHDVKLVITDLMLPGESGLSLVQRLHTDPQLRRNTLIAVFSAGLTPAVKEQLQGLSLWRTLSKPIAVQELESCVTDALALQSPQAVAQPSPPPPAATHSPAEALAITTHFGGDTKLFTTYRSACLRQFSADVQTGDRAATSEDWAALRRLAHSLATVLLTIGRPEDSLVARALEGAAEQNLRSECQSGWADLRVRLQHGAT, from the coding sequence ATGAACCCGACCGCCCTTCCCCCTTGCGTCCTGCTGGTGGAGGACGATGCGTCCATCACCCGCTTCGTATCGATGGCGCTGGACATCCTGCCCATCCGGTTGCTGACATGCACCTCGGTCGCTGCGGCGGTGACGTTGTTGCAGGAGCATGACGTCAAGCTGGTCATCACCGACCTGATGCTTCCGGGGGAATCGGGTTTATCGCTGGTGCAACGTCTGCACACGGATCCACAGTTGCGTCGGAACACCCTGATCGCCGTATTCAGCGCCGGGCTGACTCCTGCGGTGAAAGAGCAATTGCAAGGGCTGAGCCTGTGGCGAACCCTTTCGAAGCCCATCGCGGTACAGGAACTGGAAAGCTGCGTGACCGACGCACTGGCACTGCAAAGCCCGCAGGCCGTTGCCCAGCCAAGCCCCCCGCCCCCAGCCGCCACCCACAGCCCTGCTGAAGCATTGGCCATTACCACCCACTTTGGTGGCGACACAAAGCTGTTCACAACCTATCGTTCAGCATGCTTGCGGCAGTTCAGTGCGGACGTACAGACAGGCGATCGCGCCGCTACATCGGAAGACTGGGCCGCTTTGCGCCGTCTCGCGCACAGCTTGGCCACGGTTCTGCTGACGATTGGCAGACCAGAAGACAGCCTGGTGGCCCGGGCACTGGAAGGCGCTGCCGAGCAAAACCTTCGCAGCGAATGCCAAAGCGGCTGGGCAGACCTGAGAGTGCGGCTGCAACACGGCGCCACCTGA
- a CDS encoding response regulator: MKSEKTPPPSLVQDHYTTLEVASMLGLAVRSVQLMVDRNELEAWKTPGGHRRISRASVEQWINARTGGAKGGNPVAVTSNPSEGNAGGSHSRARHHAQILLIEDSIHFQNLVTLLVNQHFPGAVLHTANDGITGLAMYGQIQPDVLIVDILLPGIDGATLITTLRSHPQFARSRLIVVTSLDETQREPYAFALQGVTVIHKPQLVAELPAALADSLPAKVA, encoded by the coding sequence ATGAAATCTGAAAAAACTCCTCCACCGTCGCTGGTCCAGGATCACTACACCACGCTGGAAGTTGCCAGCATGCTGGGATTGGCAGTACGGTCTGTTCAGCTGATGGTGGATCGCAACGAACTGGAAGCCTGGAAGACCCCCGGTGGGCACAGGCGTATTTCCCGTGCTTCGGTGGAGCAATGGATCAACGCCCGCACGGGTGGCGCCAAGGGCGGCAACCCTGTGGCCGTCACTTCCAACCCATCGGAAGGCAATGCAGGTGGAAGCCACAGCCGCGCTCGTCACCATGCCCAGATCCTGCTGATCGAGGATTCGATCCATTTCCAGAACCTCGTGACCCTGCTGGTCAACCAGCACTTCCCGGGGGCTGTGCTGCACACTGCCAACGATGGCATCACAGGCTTGGCCATGTATGGGCAGATTCAGCCGGATGTCCTGATCGTGGACATCTTGCTGCCCGGCATTGATGGGGCCACGCTTATCACCACGTTGAGGTCTCACCCGCAGTTCGCGCGCAGCCGCCTGATCGTCGTGACATCTCTGGATGAAACACAGCGCGAACCCTACGCCTTCGCGCTGCAAGGCGTCACCGTGATCCACAAGCCTCAACTGGTGGCGGAGCTGCCAGCGGCGTTGGCCGACTCATTGCCTGCCAAAGTGGCATGA
- a CDS encoding response regulator produces the protein MKKILIVEDHADIRKLLKMTLEFDDFEIHEASTGDAGLALCREICPDIVLLDIMMPGTLNGLEVCRQIKADHATRFTKVILLTARVQAGDREAGMAAGADDYLMKPFSTLQVLETIYRMEAAV, from the coding sequence ATGAAAAAGATTCTGATTGTTGAAGACCACGCCGATATCCGGAAATTGCTGAAAATGACGCTGGAATTCGATGATTTCGAAATTCACGAAGCGTCCACCGGTGACGCAGGTCTGGCTCTGTGTCGCGAAATCTGCCCTGACATTGTGCTGCTGGACATCATGATGCCCGGAACTTTGAACGGGTTGGAAGTGTGCCGCCAAATCAAGGCGGATCATGCCACCCGTTTTACCAAGGTCATTCTTCTCACCGCCCGGGTTCAGGCTGGCGACCGCGAGGCGGGCATGGCTGCCGGGGCAGACGATTACCTCATGAAGCCGTTCAGCACCTTGCAGGTGCTTGAAACCATCTACCGCATGGAGGCCGCAGTATGA
- a CDS encoding ABC transporter substrate-binding protein: MRKLSVLRWGLALCCGLWAFSGHAQEVLERVKNAGVVRVCIWPEYYGVTLRHARTQELTGIDIDLSAQLASDLKVRLEYVDSSFPALIGDLTGDKCDVAMFAIGVTEQRAEKLRFTQPYLRSDIYGITTKSNQVIRQWADIDKPGVLVAVQAGTFMEPVMEQRLQHAQLVRIKLPATRERELVAGRVDVFMTDYPYSRRLLDNADWARLVPPPTPFSVMPYAYAVKPGDAKWLAVMDEFVARIKRDGRLERAASANGLGPIVVR, encoded by the coding sequence ATGCGAAAACTTTCCGTTCTTCGCTGGGGCTTGGCGCTCTGCTGCGGGCTGTGGGCTTTCAGCGGCCACGCGCAGGAAGTGCTGGAGCGCGTCAAAAATGCGGGTGTGGTGCGTGTCTGCATCTGGCCGGAGTATTACGGCGTAACCCTGCGCCACGCGCGCACTCAAGAGCTTACAGGCATCGATATCGACCTTTCTGCGCAGCTTGCGTCCGACCTGAAGGTGCGCCTGGAATATGTGGATTCTTCGTTTCCTGCCTTGATTGGTGACCTCACCGGTGACAAATGTGACGTGGCGATGTTCGCCATCGGTGTGACAGAGCAGCGTGCGGAAAAGCTGCGGTTCACCCAGCCTTACCTGCGCAGCGACATCTACGGCATCACGACCAAAAGCAATCAGGTCATCCGCCAGTGGGCAGACATTGACAAGCCAGGCGTGCTGGTGGCCGTGCAGGCTGGCACCTTCATGGAGCCTGTGATGGAGCAGCGCCTTCAGCATGCGCAGCTGGTGCGCATCAAGCTGCCCGCTACCCGCGAGCGGGAGCTGGTGGCGGGCAGGGTCGATGTTTTCATGACCGACTACCCCTACAGCCGACGTTTGCTGGACAACGCAGACTGGGCGCGCCTGGTGCCCCCACCCACGCCGTTTTCCGTGATGCCCTACGCCTACGCGGTCAAGCCCGGCGACGCGAAGTGGCTGGCGGTGATGGACGAATTTGTCGCTCGCATCAAGCGAGATGGCCGACTTGAGCGCGCAGCCAGCGCCAATGGCCTGGGCCCGATTGTGGTGCGCTGA
- a CDS encoding ATP-binding protein, with amino-acid sequence MARKGPPDRPDATAAGRWSQASTLVLLVGALAALAAILAVALLAASDFRSTIAANESHAALLARVLEDQATRTLESGEMALEALSTSPALRAVNADTERTQAALNQALLGLPYLRSIAVLDAYGNVLTSTNPREAGLRVDLERLGPVGPPGRGSMGSLVMGRGLAAVRAGGKAAEPAPPGVAFIPLLHAFVGDSGRPLVLVGLANPDAFSNFQYLTLETDSFESVITTYRGTVLAGSEGGAKLVGTSVGSIPVFTSFLPAREHGIYVGQGALGSQQILAFRTSGTKPLVVIVEQSYRQAAWSWFYSAAALVGVGGVLVLAILGLTAAIWRTVRLREAARLAADQAQQRIAQSERELSVLMRSVQELIFRTDVRGVITYVNAHWMAFSGTPAEQAIGRRLQDIVDPVSRAEVTAALDPRAPAGVRHCQAMVRLADGRELQFDVALVALQVDGQFAGFAGSAVNVTERWAAQRRLQAQIAFQNLLLDMNPLPISVTNTEGAVVQVNRAWEEYKGLERAMVVGRRLTGFLPADEAQVEQLHNDQLVRMGGQTFFETKVLHGDGARRETRVIKAAIADAQSKASGVLTIFVDVSEFRQAERATQEARHAAEEASRAKSEFVANMSHELRTPLQSILGFAELGMLRGRAEPRLAGMFEDIHSAGQRMLSLVNDLLEVAKLESTVGTIHLERIDLRGLIQPVVQELEPLLTRNQQSMRVELSDMPLVAKVDPLRMQQVLRNVLANAIKFSPKGSAIHLQGRMDSHGQVHVEVRDEGPGIPEAELESIFEAFVQSSKTKDGSGGTGLGLAICRKIVEAMGGRIFARNREPRGASFHIVLPARGFTETQPAPL; translated from the coding sequence ATGGCGCGCAAAGGACCACCTGATCGACCGGACGCAACTGCTGCCGGGCGGTGGAGCCAGGCCAGTACCCTGGTGCTGCTGGTGGGGGCCCTTGCTGCGCTGGCGGCCATTCTTGCCGTGGCCTTGCTGGCTGCCAGCGATTTCCGGAGCACGATTGCCGCCAACGAATCGCATGCCGCATTGCTCGCCCGCGTGCTGGAGGACCAGGCTACGCGCACGCTGGAGTCGGGCGAAATGGCGCTGGAGGCGCTTTCCACCTCACCTGCCTTGCGTGCAGTCAATGCAGATACCGAGCGAACCCAGGCCGCTCTGAATCAGGCACTGCTTGGCCTGCCCTACCTTCGGTCCATCGCAGTGCTGGATGCGTATGGCAATGTGCTCACGAGCACCAACCCGCGTGAGGCGGGATTGCGCGTTGATCTGGAGCGCCTGGGGCCCGTGGGTCCACCCGGGCGCGGCAGCATGGGCTCCCTGGTGATGGGGCGTGGCCTCGCTGCGGTGCGCGCTGGAGGCAAGGCTGCTGAACCCGCTCCGCCCGGTGTCGCCTTCATTCCTTTGCTGCACGCTTTTGTGGGCGACAGTGGCCGTCCTTTGGTCCTGGTGGGCCTGGCCAATCCTGACGCGTTTTCCAATTTCCAGTATCTGACCCTGGAGACAGACAGTTTTGAGTCGGTCATCACTACCTACAGGGGAACGGTGCTGGCGGGCTCTGAAGGCGGTGCCAAGCTGGTGGGCACCTCCGTGGGCAGCATTCCCGTGTTCACCAGTTTTTTGCCAGCCCGTGAGCATGGCATCTATGTAGGGCAGGGCGCGTTGGGAAGCCAGCAGATACTGGCTTTCCGCACTTCAGGCACAAAGCCTCTGGTGGTGATCGTCGAGCAGTCTTACCGGCAGGCTGCATGGAGTTGGTTCTACAGCGCTGCAGCCCTGGTAGGGGTAGGCGGCGTGCTGGTGCTCGCGATTCTGGGGCTGACAGCCGCTATCTGGCGCACGGTACGTTTGCGCGAGGCAGCCCGGCTCGCGGCCGACCAGGCGCAGCAGCGCATCGCCCAGAGTGAGCGTGAGTTGAGCGTGCTCATGCGCAGCGTGCAAGAGCTGATCTTTCGCACCGACGTACGCGGCGTGATCACCTACGTCAATGCGCACTGGATGGCTTTTAGCGGCACGCCCGCAGAGCAGGCGATTGGGCGGCGCCTGCAGGACATCGTAGACCCCGTGAGCCGTGCCGAAGTCACCGCAGCGCTGGACCCGCGTGCTCCCGCAGGTGTCAGGCATTGCCAAGCCATGGTGCGGCTGGCGGATGGCCGTGAACTGCAGTTTGATGTCGCCTTGGTCGCTCTGCAGGTGGATGGCCAGTTTGCCGGTTTTGCGGGCAGCGCCGTCAATGTCACTGAGCGCTGGGCCGCGCAGCGCCGCCTGCAGGCGCAAATTGCGTTCCAGAACCTTCTGCTGGACATGAATCCGCTGCCCATATCGGTGACGAACACCGAAGGTGCTGTCGTACAGGTGAACCGCGCCTGGGAAGAGTACAAGGGCCTGGAGCGTGCAATGGTGGTGGGCCGTCGGCTCACAGGCTTTTTGCCCGCTGATGAGGCCCAGGTGGAGCAACTGCACAACGATCAGTTGGTCAGGATGGGCGGGCAGACCTTTTTTGAAACCAAGGTGCTGCATGGTGACGGCGCCCGCAGGGAGACGCGCGTTATCAAGGCGGCGATTGCAGACGCGCAGAGCAAGGCGTCAGGGGTGCTCACCATTTTTGTGGATGTGAGCGAGTTCCGCCAGGCAGAGCGTGCCACGCAGGAGGCCCGCCATGCGGCTGAAGAGGCATCCCGGGCCAAGTCCGAATTTGTGGCCAATATGAGTCATGAGTTGCGAACGCCCCTGCAATCGATTCTGGGATTTGCAGAACTGGGCATGCTCCGTGGGCGTGCAGAGCCACGGCTTGCGGGCATGTTTGAAGACATTCACTCGGCTGGTCAGCGCATGTTGTCGCTGGTCAACGATCTGCTGGAGGTTGCCAAGCTTGAGAGCACGGTCGGCACCATTCACCTCGAGCGTATCGACCTGCGCGGGCTCATTCAGCCCGTGGTGCAAGAACTGGAGCCTTTGCTGACCCGCAACCAGCAGTCCATGCGTGTGGAGCTGTCGGACATGCCTCTCGTGGCCAAAGTGGATCCACTGCGGATGCAGCAGGTATTGCGCAATGTGTTGGCCAATGCCATCAAGTTTTCTCCCAAGGGCTCAGCCATCCATCTTCAGGGGCGGATGGATTCCCACGGGCAGGTGCATGTGGAAGTGCGTGATGAGGGGCCTGGCATTCCAGAGGCGGAGCTGGAGTCCATCTTTGAAGCCTTCGTCCAGTCCAGCAAAACCAAGGACGGCTCAGGCGGCACGGGCCTGGGCCTGGCCATATGCCGAAAGATTGTGGAAGCCATGGGTGGACGTATCTTTGCGCGCAACCGTGAGCCTCGCGGAGCGTCGTTCCACATCGTGTTGCCCGCCAGGGGGTTTACGGAAACTCAGCCAGCACCTCTGTGA
- a CDS encoding histidine phosphatase family protein, protein MPSNRWSESSKLLPRRSVLAAGAGCAAWPWVAAAQGAVDIPALVQQGGLVVAMRHATAPGTFDPPGFRLGDCSTQRNLSEEGRSQARRAGQWFAQRGLRPAAVRSSPWCRCVDTATLAFGPPEVWAALGSPHGAPETTGAAHLKELRAALEKASTRKGQFEVWVTHMFVLQDLAGTNTASAEALLLRAEPESEVRVIARLPAS, encoded by the coding sequence ATGCCTTCGAACCGCTGGTCTGAAAGCAGCAAACTCCTGCCCCGGCGGTCAGTGCTGGCCGCGGGCGCCGGTTGCGCCGCATGGCCGTGGGTAGCAGCAGCGCAAGGTGCGGTGGACATACCCGCCCTTGTGCAGCAGGGTGGCTTGGTCGTTGCCATGCGCCATGCCACGGCGCCAGGCACATTCGACCCGCCCGGATTCCGCCTGGGCGATTGCAGCACGCAGCGTAACCTGAGCGAAGAAGGCCGCTCGCAGGCCCGCCGCGCAGGGCAGTGGTTTGCACAGCGGGGCTTGCGCCCTGCAGCCGTCAGGTCCAGCCCATGGTGCAGATGCGTGGACACGGCCACGCTGGCATTTGGCCCGCCCGAGGTGTGGGCGGCATTGGGATCACCCCACGGAGCACCAGAGACCACGGGTGCTGCGCACCTGAAAGAACTGCGCGCAGCGCTGGAGAAGGCCAGCACACGCAAGGGTCAGTTTGAAGTCTGGGTCACGCACATGTTCGTTCTGCAAGATCTGGCAGGCACCAATACAGCCTCTGCAGAAGCTCTGCTGCTGCGGGCTGAACCTGAGTCTGAGGTTCGGGTGATTGCCCGTTTGCCAGCGAGCTGA
- a CDS encoding MBL fold metallo-hydrolase → MLKRRQFLSASLGVCAYAAGSFVPVWAQNAPNLGTPALPSPGFRRTKVGDVEVIAVIDGIARRPLGEEFVKNAPLAEVRALLASQGLPTDYIDVPFTPFVVIAGGRKVLIDTGLGDFGGPNAGKLLENLRAAGVPASDIDTVLISHFHGDHINGLRNKAGELLFPKAKVMVPAAEQAFWMDDARMAAAPAGMKPAFENVRRTFVGMPADMLVPFAAGSEVVPGIRSVAAYGHTPGHTLFEVSSAGQNFFYLADLTNVPALFARNPDWAVTFDMDAEAARKVRREVFARVTSTKALVGGFHFPFPAFGKMAASGNGYAFEPLV, encoded by the coding sequence ATGCTGAAAAGACGTCAATTTCTGAGTGCCAGCCTGGGTGTCTGCGCCTACGCTGCAGGGTCATTTGTGCCAGTGTGGGCGCAGAACGCACCCAACCTGGGCACGCCCGCCCTGCCCTCTCCAGGGTTTCGCCGCACCAAGGTGGGAGACGTGGAGGTGATTGCGGTGATCGACGGGATCGCCCGCCGCCCCTTGGGTGAGGAATTCGTCAAAAACGCGCCGTTGGCCGAGGTGCGGGCCCTGCTGGCTTCGCAGGGGCTTCCCACCGACTACATCGATGTTCCCTTTACCCCCTTTGTGGTGATCGCGGGGGGCCGCAAAGTGCTGATCGATACAGGCCTGGGTGATTTTGGTGGACCGAATGCAGGCAAGCTGCTCGAAAACCTGCGTGCCGCGGGGGTGCCTGCGTCTGATATCGACACGGTGCTGATCAGTCACTTCCACGGAGATCACATCAACGGCCTGCGCAACAAGGCGGGCGAGTTGCTCTTCCCCAAGGCCAAGGTCATGGTGCCTGCAGCAGAGCAGGCCTTCTGGATGGACGATGCACGCATGGCCGCTGCACCAGCCGGAATGAAGCCTGCCTTTGAGAACGTTCGGCGCACTTTTGTGGGCATGCCTGCCGACATGCTGGTGCCTTTTGCCGCAGGCAGCGAAGTAGTTCCAGGCATCCGCTCGGTGGCTGCCTACGGCCACACGCCGGGGCACACCCTGTTTGAAGTCAGCTCGGCGGGCCAGAACTTTTTCTACCTGGCGGACCTGACCAACGTGCCTGCACTGTTTGCACGCAACCCCGATTGGGCTGTGACCTTTGACATGGACGCAGAGGCAGCCCGCAAGGTGCGCCGTGAGGTGTTTGCGCGGGTCACCTCCACCAAGGCGTTAGTGGGCGGCTTCCACTTCCCCTTCCCTGCATTTGGGAAGATGGCCGCGTCCGGTAACGGCTATGCCTTCGAACCGCTGGTCTGA
- a CDS encoding ABC transporter ATP-binding protein, giving the protein MLRVDKLHFSYPDRAVFSGLSFDWTPGLACVCGDESTGKTTLLRLLAGELSPSEGHISLGERREGSSAQALAQQVFYADPRSSLLDPSLAQDWLASQAARYPTWDAQALAEHVQGFGLTEHLPKPFFALSTGTRRKVCQAAALASGAALTLMDDPHAGLDKPSLRYLAEALAKTVQLSRIVVVAHYETLPGVPWDQVLTLRPVGSV; this is encoded by the coding sequence TTGCTGCGCGTTGACAAGCTGCATTTCAGTTACCCCGATCGTGCGGTGTTCAGCGGTCTCAGCTTTGATTGGACGCCGGGGCTGGCGTGTGTTTGTGGTGATGAAAGCACCGGCAAGACGACGCTGCTGCGCCTTTTGGCGGGTGAGCTTTCTCCCTCTGAGGGACATATCTCGCTGGGCGAGCGGCGTGAAGGAAGCTCCGCGCAAGCCCTTGCTCAGCAAGTGTTTTATGCAGATCCTCGCTCCTCGTTGCTCGATCCAAGTCTTGCGCAGGATTGGCTGGCCTCCCAGGCGGCGCGCTATCCCACCTGGGACGCGCAGGCCCTGGCAGAGCATGTGCAGGGATTCGGGCTGACTGAGCATCTGCCAAAACCGTTTTTCGCCCTCTCCACCGGCACCCGCCGCAAGGTGTGCCAGGCTGCAGCCTTGGCCAGCGGTGCTGCTTTGACGTTGATGGATGACCCCCATGCGGGGCTCGACAAACCATCCTTGCGCTATCTGGCCGAGGCGCTTGCGAAAACGGTGCAACTGTCCCGTATCGTGGTGGTTGCACATTACGAAACCTTGCCGGGTGTGCCGTGGGATCAGGTTCTGACCCTCAGGCCCGTTGGTTCGGTCTAG